The segment aACTTGATTATAGAAGTATAAATTTCAAGTTCAATCTCTTAGCAGTGTTCGACAGTTCGTCGCAAATTTTGGCAGGCATGTCAACAGGCCCCATGAATCTGAAATCCAGACACTAAAACAAagcagattattttttttttttgtaaaacgtGACTGACGACTAGGCTTTAGATCGATAGGTACACACGCACGCGCCATAAACGCAATGCAGGGGGGGCCAGGGGGGATGCTAGCGTCTAGGCTGGAAGTACAGTTAGCTGCACGTCAGATGTCCTGCATTTACTCATTGCACCGGTAATAGGGGCGTAAGACTCCATTAATTTGGGtcagttgactgtaccaagGTAGTGGATGACCTATATACCTGTCTCAGGACGTTATTGATTTTGAACACAGTTAACAGATAAAAGTGATGCACCAACTTGTTGCCTAATGGATTCATGCGATTCCGCTGTTCTGATTTACGATTTGAATCGAGGTTAGGCTATCCTAATCTTAAATATTGCGATGTCAACTATTTtcttattgaataaatatttttaagcttattatgaaatatagtgtACCAATACTTGCTCGAGTTAGTTTAGTGACCGATGGGATACTGGAATAATATGAGAAGACAAAGTATGCTATCTCTTCTCATTTTAGCGACTTTCCGGTTTTTTCGGCGCTATAGAActtcggagcccagggtcctcttttctaatttttctcctccactttGCACGATCTTCGGTATCCTTAGTTTTCATAAGACATTCATACAAAACCACACTACTTTTACTATCAAAGAAATAATGTACCCTATAtcttttgtttacttttaataaatagagaAGGCGGCTATACGTCTGTAGGTCCGAGTCGTTCAATCATTGCCAAAGAGTTAGAATTAATCATCTGAGGCCATCGGCTCACCTTTTGACCCATGGCGGAAACCGCTTTGTGCTCCCGCCAGGTGAATACCTACTATAAAACATCTGATTTACGAGTTAACttcatttaaagaaaaaatatctttaatcaGCAACCGatattttgtataggtatCTCGATTTAATCTATTCTAATGAATTtcattccaataaaattaacaacttCCAAAACAAATGATTTGACCTTTAATGTCTGTataatcacaatattttaatttttcttcgtTTATTTATACAGCTGACGTCGATATGCATGCATACTTAGGTACTAGGTACGCTCCGAAGCTCCGCTTATTAGttatgtgttattactaattcTCATTTAGGTGAAGTGaaatattacctacctacgtatttattaaaaagatgcaagtaacaaatatgaaaacaaaatgcgTGAACCTTAGCTGGTCACCACCCAGGGGTGATTTAGCCAACCCTATCTCAGCAAGCATCATCGACAATAAAGATACCGTTATACGGGCGCGACACAGATCGGCGCGCGGCGGGAGGCCATCTCGTGAAATATAATAGCATACGCGTGTTGTGAGTGCTCACACGCAAGTAAGGATGGACCGCGTCGCGTGGTGCGCCGCCCTGCTGGCGCTGGCCGGCGCGCGCGTCTTCCGCAACTGCGAGCTTGCTAAGGAGCTGCAGGAGTACGGCGTCGAGCGCGACCACATCGCCACCTGGGTCTGCATCGCCTTCCACGAGTCCCGCCTCGACACAGCCGCACAGAACTACGGCAGCGGCGACCATGGCATCTTCCAAATCAGCGAGCTGTTCTGGTGTGGGCCCGGCAAGGCGTGCGGTGTCCCCTGCTCCGCCTTCCGAGATGACGACATAAGAGACGACATCAAGTGCTCCCTCCAGATCCACGAGGAGCACACGCGACTGCAAGGGAACGGCTTCCTGGCCTGGGTGGTGTACCCGCAACATTGCAAACAGAACACCAAAAAATATCTGGCCGATTGTGATGTCTCACCGAAAAATGCCGCTCCAAAAAGcctatataaaacaaacatcgTAGATTTCTATGAGAAAAATGCAACAGCTGAACGCAATCTCAGTGCAAATAATCGAATATTGCAAGATAATTATTATCGCAGTGCCCACAAGCCATCGTTCTTAGCGATCAGTGATATTTTTCAAGCTAACTTCAAATACGATTTTGAACACACAGACAATCCCAAAACATGGAttgatcataaaattaaaaatgtcgaTGACTTAAAACTTCCTCAATTTACGCGTCGCTTTAACAACGTCGGAAGTACAACAGCTAAGACAAAAACGTGGattggtgaaataaataaagtcgaTGATTTAAAACTTCCTCCATTCACGACGCGGTTTGGAAGCATCGCTAGATCACAACCCAACAGCGCGCCTGCCACCACAACGACTGCACGACCCATTGTGCCCTGGAGGGTTATCGAGAGCAACCAGTTCCGAAACAGAATTCCACaagaaggaaaatatattgtgcGTTCTAGTTATGACAAAAAGTTCGGAGTTTCTCGATATGATGTCACGTCAAAGTTTCCGGAAGCGCCAAAAACTACTCAGAGTTTGGTTGCTACGACCACGTATCGCTCACGTGAGTCCTTTCCAACGAGCGCGTCATACCCACGGACCACGCGAACCCTGGCTTCGTACAGCTTCCCGAAAGCGCAAACAACATTGAACCTTAAAGCGTCGTCCATTCCGCCGCTTTCAAGAAATGTAACTTTTAACCGCGTATCATTCCTAAGAGACTCAGTGCCATCAATGACGACCAGGTCCTTTCCTCGGGACTGGACCACAGCAGCGCCCACCACGAGGTCGCCTACCAGGAGAGCGTCGAGTTCAGAGCAAGCTCGGCCAACACAGTCTGTATTCGACTTGTACCTGCACCCCACCACGCGGCCAACACTAGCTCCGTTCAAATTTACCTCACTCATAGATAGtccttacaaaataaaaatattttcaggcGGAACTACGACACATGCTCCTTTATTTTCGTCATTTAAGGGTTAGATTTTtaagacattaaaatattgaaaaacatttttttatagtttaatcTACATCGAGTGATCTACctttaatgtataatttatatgcttattttgttattactgATTTCACATAGTACTCAAATCAAATCTCTGGGTACAACttttagagtgggttgcaaATTAACTTGGGTACTGCCGTCGTTTAGACAAATTGGCGTattgcgtttttctgtgcaggttaaagttaacgtcaaggTGACTGGTGCTTACACTTGCCGTAAATATGAGAATTGTGAAGAAATGATTATCTAAGAAACCTGTACATGTTAATATATACCTCATGCGGAACGGTTATTGGCTAACTGTCGCTGCATTTCTtgattgtatgtatttatttgttggcTTAGGCTCGTATTTAATAtgctaatacatttattagtaAGCTTATGGCGAGGTATCAACTTTGTTCTTCATGTTGTGTGACTCAGCGATTATAgttgcaaaatataaattataattacgaaTAATCATAACTAATTCTTCAAAGATGTCAGTGGATCGGTACCCCGGGGTCCGATATTGTAATCATTGATGTATTTCCCATCGACAGCGGTGTGTAAACATGAGATGAAAAATCGTTAATGTTCAAACCGGCAG is part of the Plodia interpunctella isolate USDA-ARS_2022_Savannah chromosome Z, ilPloInte3.2, whole genome shotgun sequence genome and harbors:
- the LOC128683393 gene encoding uncharacterized protein LOC128683393 codes for the protein MDRVAWCAALLALAGARVFRNCELAKELQEYGVERDHIATWVCIAFHESRLDTAAQNYGSGDHGIFQISELFWCGPGKACGVPCSAFRDDDIRDDIKCSLQIHEEHTRLQGNGFLAWVVYPQHCKQNTKKYLADCDVSPKNAAPKSLYKTNIVDFYEKNATAERNLSANNRILQDNYYRSAHKPSFLAISDIFQANFKYDFEHTDNPKTWIDHKIKNVDDLKLPQFTRRFNNVGSTTAKTKTWIGEINKVDDLKLPPFTTRFGSIARSQPNSAPATTTTARPIVPWRVIESNQFRNRIPQEGKYIVRSSYDKKFGVSRYDVTSKFPEAPKTTQSLVATTTYRSRESFPTSASYPRTTRTLASYSFPKAQTTLNLKASSIPPLSRNVTFNRVSFLRDSVPSMTTRSFPRDWTTAAPTTRSPTRRASSSEQARPTQSVFDLYLHPTTRPTLAPFKFTSLIDSPYKIKIFSGGTTTHAPLFSSFKG